A single window of Nicotiana sylvestris chromosome 5, ASM39365v2, whole genome shotgun sequence DNA harbors:
- the LOC104244830 gene encoding uncharacterized protein: protein MGSVDETRGKKGKGKEGACRLRIGSWNIGTLTCKYIELAKILHKRKVNIACVQETRWAGSKARNADEYKLWYSGVVRGKNGVSILVDRDLRESLLELALSRRKRAWMRRLRGIFGRIWTRLCAIFHLLKGYLLEGSAAGGYGEVHGGFGLGVRNGVGTSLLDFAKAFELVIANSSFLKKEEHLVTFQSSAVKTQIDYLLLRRCDRGLCKDCKVIPGETLTTQHKLLVMDVGIMVKRKKMYAHGRPRIRWGALTKDKAQELDERLAAMGAWRSSGDASTIWSTTVNYVRKATKEVLGISKGFSGRHQGDW from the exons ATGGGGTCAGTGGATGAGACGAGAGGCAAGAAGGGTAAGGGGAAAGAGGGAGCTTGTAGATTGAggatcgggtcatggaacataggcaCGCTGACGTGTAAGTATATTGAGCTGGCAAAGATTCTCCATAAGAGAAAGGTTAATATAgcttgtgtccaggagactaggtgggcagGGTCGAAAGCGAGGAATGCGGATgagtataagttgtggtactctggagtcgtgaggggtaagaatggagtgagTATCTTGGTGGATAGGGATCTTAGAGAGTCTTTGCTGGAG TTAGCGCTTTCGCGCCGCAAGCGGGCTTGGATGAGGAGGTTAAGAGGCATTTTTGGGAGGATTTGGACGAGATTGTGTGCAATATTCCACCTACTGAAAGGTTATTTATTGGAGGGGTCAGCTGCTGGTGGTTATGgcgaggtgcatggcggctttggcCTTGGGGTTAGGAACGGAGTAGGTACTTCGCTATTAGACTTCGCCAAGGCTTTCGAGCTGGTGATTGCGAACTCGTCTTTTCTGAAGAAGGAGGAGCATCTGGTTACTTTCCAAAGTTCGGCGGTgaagactcagattgattacCTTCTCCTTAGAAGGTGTGATAGAGGTTTGTGCAaggattgcaaggttatcccGGGAGAGACCCTCACGACTCAACATAAGCTTTTAGTGATGGACGTCGGTATTATGGTAAAGAGGAAGAAGATGTATGCTCATGGCCGACCGAGGATTAGATGGGGAGCTTTAACCAAGGATAAAGCCCAGGAGTTGGATGAGAGGTTAGCCgctatgggagcttggaggagtAGTGGGGACGCGAGCACTATATGGTCAACGACGGTGAACTATGTGAGGAAGGCGACAAAAGAGGTGCTAGGGATATCGAAGGGTTTTTCCGGCAGACACCAAGGCGACTGGTAG